From the Carya illinoinensis cultivar Pawnee chromosome 4, C.illinoinensisPawnee_v1, whole genome shotgun sequence genome, one window contains:
- the LOC122308136 gene encoding uncharacterized protein LOC122308136 isoform X4, whose product MNTNPIRQEHTNYNRDHAGVLPRDHHDQEPKRNFVGRDRDSSSAKDQGKNNMTTERLTEKSMRRPGEESPVVEQEYLSSNAEKGTKPKTVVDNPIGYDPFLLSKGDGAGVLVGGDNINKDDLLSKEKKKSGRSSTPYSDPSENVVDSVPRTSSPLEKEKKDPPKIMTATVGRGVQSENVAGPTYSTTGPVVPPQTQSHSEKKTVESFPRTTPSYEKEKKEMTGAMLTLGNEQIKDDGRKTQYTDPPKTTHASTVGIQSKPVSTLIPLSRTQSRGQNTSFESIPSVENEKKGIISNGTAGRYPDSPKMKAADEVPSTVATEKDAAPKSKAANVASTTQNGKKVCVEAAPYVAEKNIAVPYSGNNEARANKTSTTTGSKGKGEVKPKKDCPCSIL is encoded by the exons ATGAATACTAATCCTATTCGGCAGGAACACACAAATTACAATAGAGATCATG CTGGAGTGTTGCCAAGAGATCATCATGACCAGGAGCCGAAAAGGAATTTTGTTGGGAGGGATCGGGACAGCAGTAGTGCTAAAGATCAGGGTAAAAACAATATGACCACTGAACGCCTTACCGAGAAGAGCATGCGCAGGCCTGGAGAAGAAAGCCCAGTAGTAGAGCAGGAATATTTAAGCAGCAACGCCGAAAAAGGCACAAAACCCAAGACTGTTGTGGATAACCCTATTGGGTATGATCCTTTTCTGTTGTCAAAAGGGGACGGTGCTGGTGTTCTCGTGGGAGGAGACAATATCAACAAAGATG ATCTGTTgtcaaaagagaagaaaaaaagtggCAGAAGTAGTACTCCATATTCTGACCCTTCTGAAAATGTCGTGGACAGCGTTCCACGGACAAGTTCACCACttgaaaaggagaagaaag ACCCTCCTAAAATTATGACTGCAACCGTAGGCCGGGGAGTCCAGTCAGAAAATGTAGCAGGCCCGACTTACTCGACTACTGGACCAGTAGTACCGCCTCAAACTCAAAGTCATTCTGAAAAAAAGACCGTCGAGAGCTTTCCACGAACAACTCCATCttatgaaaaggaaaagaaag AGATGACGGGCGCCATGCTTACTCTTGGAAACGAACAGATAAAAGACGATGGCCGGAAAACCCAATATACGGATCCTCCGAAGACAACACATGCGAGTACTGTAGGTATCCAGTCAAAACCTGTATCGACATTAATCCCGTTGAGTAGAACTCAGTCTCGTGGTCAAAATACGAGCTTTGAGAGCATCCCATcggttgaaaatgaaaagaaag GTATAATATCAAACGGAACGGCCGGCCGATATCCCGACAGTCCAAAAATGAAAGCAGCTGATGAGGTCCCGTCGACTGTTGCAACAGAAAAAGATGCAGCACCTAAATCTAAAGCTGCGAACGTTGCATCAACAACTCAAAATGGGAAGAAAG TGTGCGTAGAGGCCGCCCCATATGTAGCTGAAAAAAATATAGCGGTGCCATACTCTGGTAATAATGAAGCTCGAGCGAATAAGACATCAACAACTACTGGATCGAAAGGAAAGGGAGAGGTAAAGCCAAAGAAag ACTGTCCCTGCTCCATATTATAA
- the LOC122308136 gene encoding uncharacterized protein LOC122308136 isoform X2, translating to MNTNPIRQEHTNYNRDHAGVLPRDHHDQEPKRNFVGRDRDSSSAKDQGKNNMTTERLTEKSMRRPGEESPVVEQEYLSSNAEKGTKPKTVVDNPIGYDPFLLSKGDGAGVLVGGDNINKDDLLSKEKKKSGRSSTPYSDPSENVVDSVPRTSSPLEKEKKGRGVQSENVAGPTYSTTGPVVPPQTQSHSEKKTVESFPRTTPSYEKEKKEMTGAMLTLGNEQIKDDGRKTQYTDPPKTTHASTVGIQSKPVSTLIPLSRTQSRGQNTSFESIPSVENEKKGIISNGTAGRYPDSPKMKAADEVPSTVATEKDAAPKSKAANVASTTQNGKKVCVEAAPYVAEKNIAVPYSGNNEARANKTSTTTGSKGKGEVKPKKGIIYNQFVSRYIGLLIYFIVFFLIIL from the exons ATGAATACTAATCCTATTCGGCAGGAACACACAAATTACAATAGAGATCATG CTGGAGTGTTGCCAAGAGATCATCATGACCAGGAGCCGAAAAGGAATTTTGTTGGGAGGGATCGGGACAGCAGTAGTGCTAAAGATCAGGGTAAAAACAATATGACCACTGAACGCCTTACCGAGAAGAGCATGCGCAGGCCTGGAGAAGAAAGCCCAGTAGTAGAGCAGGAATATTTAAGCAGCAACGCCGAAAAAGGCACAAAACCCAAGACTGTTGTGGATAACCCTATTGGGTATGATCCTTTTCTGTTGTCAAAAGGGGACGGTGCTGGTGTTCTCGTGGGAGGAGACAATATCAACAAAGATG ATCTGTTgtcaaaagagaagaaaaaaagtggCAGAAGTAGTACTCCATATTCTGACCCTTCTGAAAATGTCGTGGACAGCGTTCCACGGACAAGTTCACCACttgaaaaggagaagaaag GCCGGGGAGTCCAGTCAGAAAATGTAGCAGGCCCGACTTACTCGACTACTGGACCAGTAGTACCGCCTCAAACTCAAAGTCATTCTGAAAAAAAGACCGTCGAGAGCTTTCCACGAACAACTCCATCttatgaaaaggaaaagaaag AGATGACGGGCGCCATGCTTACTCTTGGAAACGAACAGATAAAAGACGATGGCCGGAAAACCCAATATACGGATCCTCCGAAGACAACACATGCGAGTACTGTAGGTATCCAGTCAAAACCTGTATCGACATTAATCCCGTTGAGTAGAACTCAGTCTCGTGGTCAAAATACGAGCTTTGAGAGCATCCCATcggttgaaaatgaaaagaaag GTATAATATCAAACGGAACGGCCGGCCGATATCCCGACAGTCCAAAAATGAAAGCAGCTGATGAGGTCCCGTCGACTGTTGCAACAGAAAAAGATGCAGCACCTAAATCTAAAGCTGCGAACGTTGCATCAACAACTCAAAATGGGAAGAAAG TGTGCGTAGAGGCCGCCCCATATGTAGCTGAAAAAAATATAGCGGTGCCATACTCTGGTAATAATGAAGCTCGAGCGAATAAGACATCAACAACTACTGGATCGAAAGGAAAGGGAGAGGTAAAGCCAAAGAAaggtattatatataatcagttTGTCTCCCGATATATAGgtctacttatttattttatagttttttttttaataattttatag
- the LOC122306232 gene encoding uncharacterized protein LOC122306232 codes for MGFEFGTNGGLTAKELAMKFVILQKILSSKLAKGALTVGLPPAWVDVYEEIAANVQRARTRMAELAKRSEKKLQRLSAAGRSEDSNVRKNVQEELTLIQQDFRLISEYLHAIKVLVDELVMIDSPVSMNDMTLYVLNGLGPKLCDIAATIRARETFLTFEELHDMLVGHKSYLKCIETSNSAVVLLQIPLNAALLLPSPTATNAPASVPLVRITPALVAKSCLVSLRFGSNDKKWLVDSTASHNITSDLANLSVHLEYDGTNEVFIGDGLGLRITHVGSMTFASSLKPFTLTNTLCVPNIHKNLIFVHNFTHSNNVYLEVHPFHFLMKDRSMGATLICGKCQDGVYPMPMASPATKSSVLALVGERTTFDPCHR; via the exons ATGGG ATTTGAATTTGGTACCAATGGTGGACTCACTGCAAAGGAGTTGGCTATGAAATTTGTTATTCTCCAAAAAATCCTATCTTCCAAATTAGC TAAGGGTGCACTTACTGTGGGTCTACCTCCAGCTTGGGTTGATGTTTATGAAGAAATAGCGGCAAATGTCCAGCGTGCACGGACTAGAATGGCTGAGTTAGCCAAG AGATCAGAGAAGAAACTGCAGAGGCTTTCGGCAGCTGGACGTTCTGAGGATTCAAATGTTAGAAAGAACGTGCAG GAGGAGTTGACTCTCATTCAGCAAGATTTCCGCTTGATCTCTGAGTATCTCCATGCCATCAAGGTTCTTGTTGATGAACTTGTGATGATTGACTCTCCCGTCTCAATGAATGACATGACTCTTTATGTCCTCAATGGCCTCGGTCCTAAATTATGTGATATTGCAGCAACTATTCGGGCACGTGAGACTTTTCTTACGTTTGAAGAGCTTCATGACATGCTGGTTGGCCACAAAAGCTACTTGAAATGTATTGAAACTTCCAACTCTGCCGTGGTGCTACTGCAAATACCACTCAACGCCGCACTATTGCTTCCAAGTCCAACCGCAACCAACGCTCCAGCATCAGTTCCTCTGGTTAGAATCACACCAGCTCTGGTCGCAAAGAGCTGTCTAGTAAGCCTAAGATT TGGGTCCAACGACAAGAAGTGGCTTGTAGATTCAACTGCTTCCCACAATATTACCTCTGATCTTGCCAATTTATCTGTTCACTTGGAGTATGATGGCACTAATGAGGTCTTCATTGGCGATGGCTTGGGTTTGCGAATCACACATGTTGGCTCTATGACTTTTGCCTCTTCCTTGAAGCCCTTTACATTAACCAATACACTTTGTGTTCCTAATATTCACAAGAACTTGATCTTTGTTCATAATTTCACTCATTCCAATAATGTTTATCTCGAGGTTCacccatttcattttcttatgaAGGATCGGAGCATGGGGGCGACTCTTATTTGCGGTAAATGTCAGGATGGTGTCTATCCAATGCCAATGGCTTCTCCCGCTACCAAGTCTTCTGTTTTAGCACTTGTTGGTGAACGAACAACATTTGACCCTTGTCATAGATGA
- the LOC122308136 gene encoding uncharacterized protein LOC122308136 isoform X1 gives MNTNPIRQEHTNYNRDHAGVLPRDHHDQEPKRNFVGRDRDSSSAKDQGKNNMTTERLTEKSMRRPGEESPVVEQEYLSSNAEKGTKPKTVVDNPIGYDPFLLSKGDGAGVLVGGDNINKDDLLSKEKKKSGRSSTPYSDPSENVVDSVPRTSSPLEKEKKDPPKIMTATVGRGVQSENVAGPTYSTTGPVVPPQTQSHSEKKTVESFPRTTPSYEKEKKEMTGAMLTLGNEQIKDDGRKTQYTDPPKTTHASTVGIQSKPVSTLIPLSRTQSRGQNTSFESIPSVENEKKGIISNGTAGRYPDSPKMKAADEVPSTVATEKDAAPKSKAANVASTTQNGKKVCVEAAPYVAEKNIAVPYSGNNEARANKTSTTTGSKGKGEVKPKKGIIYNQFVSRYIGLLIYFIVFFLIIL, from the exons ATGAATACTAATCCTATTCGGCAGGAACACACAAATTACAATAGAGATCATG CTGGAGTGTTGCCAAGAGATCATCATGACCAGGAGCCGAAAAGGAATTTTGTTGGGAGGGATCGGGACAGCAGTAGTGCTAAAGATCAGGGTAAAAACAATATGACCACTGAACGCCTTACCGAGAAGAGCATGCGCAGGCCTGGAGAAGAAAGCCCAGTAGTAGAGCAGGAATATTTAAGCAGCAACGCCGAAAAAGGCACAAAACCCAAGACTGTTGTGGATAACCCTATTGGGTATGATCCTTTTCTGTTGTCAAAAGGGGACGGTGCTGGTGTTCTCGTGGGAGGAGACAATATCAACAAAGATG ATCTGTTgtcaaaagagaagaaaaaaagtggCAGAAGTAGTACTCCATATTCTGACCCTTCTGAAAATGTCGTGGACAGCGTTCCACGGACAAGTTCACCACttgaaaaggagaagaaag ACCCTCCTAAAATTATGACTGCAACCGTAGGCCGGGGAGTCCAGTCAGAAAATGTAGCAGGCCCGACTTACTCGACTACTGGACCAGTAGTACCGCCTCAAACTCAAAGTCATTCTGAAAAAAAGACCGTCGAGAGCTTTCCACGAACAACTCCATCttatgaaaaggaaaagaaag AGATGACGGGCGCCATGCTTACTCTTGGAAACGAACAGATAAAAGACGATGGCCGGAAAACCCAATATACGGATCCTCCGAAGACAACACATGCGAGTACTGTAGGTATCCAGTCAAAACCTGTATCGACATTAATCCCGTTGAGTAGAACTCAGTCTCGTGGTCAAAATACGAGCTTTGAGAGCATCCCATcggttgaaaatgaaaagaaag GTATAATATCAAACGGAACGGCCGGCCGATATCCCGACAGTCCAAAAATGAAAGCAGCTGATGAGGTCCCGTCGACTGTTGCAACAGAAAAAGATGCAGCACCTAAATCTAAAGCTGCGAACGTTGCATCAACAACTCAAAATGGGAAGAAAG TGTGCGTAGAGGCCGCCCCATATGTAGCTGAAAAAAATATAGCGGTGCCATACTCTGGTAATAATGAAGCTCGAGCGAATAAGACATCAACAACTACTGGATCGAAAGGAAAGGGAGAGGTAAAGCCAAAGAAaggtattatatataatcagttTGTCTCCCGATATATAGgtctacttatttattttatagttttttttttaataattttatag
- the LOC122308136 gene encoding uncharacterized protein LOC122308136 isoform X3 produces the protein MNTNPIRQEHTNYNRDHAGVLPRDHHDQEPKRNFVGRDRDSSSAKDQGKNNMTTERLTEKSMRRPGEESPVVEQEYLSSNAEKGTKPKTVVDNPIGYDPFLLSKGDGAGVLVGGDNINKDDLLSKEKKKSGRSSTPYSDPSENVVDSVPRTSSPLEKEKKDPPKIMTATVGRGVQSENVAGPTYSTTGPVVPPQTQSHSEKKTVESFPRTTPSYEKEKKEMTGAMLTLGNEQIKDDGRKTQYTDPPKTTHASTVGIQSKPVSTLIPLSRTQSRGQNTSFESIPSVENEKKGIISNGTAGRYPDSPKMKAADEVPSTVATEKDAAPKSKAANVASTTQNGKKVCVEAAPYVAEKNIAVPYSGNNEARANKTSTTTGSKGKGEVKPKKEDCPCSIL, from the exons ATGAATACTAATCCTATTCGGCAGGAACACACAAATTACAATAGAGATCATG CTGGAGTGTTGCCAAGAGATCATCATGACCAGGAGCCGAAAAGGAATTTTGTTGGGAGGGATCGGGACAGCAGTAGTGCTAAAGATCAGGGTAAAAACAATATGACCACTGAACGCCTTACCGAGAAGAGCATGCGCAGGCCTGGAGAAGAAAGCCCAGTAGTAGAGCAGGAATATTTAAGCAGCAACGCCGAAAAAGGCACAAAACCCAAGACTGTTGTGGATAACCCTATTGGGTATGATCCTTTTCTGTTGTCAAAAGGGGACGGTGCTGGTGTTCTCGTGGGAGGAGACAATATCAACAAAGATG ATCTGTTgtcaaaagagaagaaaaaaagtggCAGAAGTAGTACTCCATATTCTGACCCTTCTGAAAATGTCGTGGACAGCGTTCCACGGACAAGTTCACCACttgaaaaggagaagaaag ACCCTCCTAAAATTATGACTGCAACCGTAGGCCGGGGAGTCCAGTCAGAAAATGTAGCAGGCCCGACTTACTCGACTACTGGACCAGTAGTACCGCCTCAAACTCAAAGTCATTCTGAAAAAAAGACCGTCGAGAGCTTTCCACGAACAACTCCATCttatgaaaaggaaaagaaag AGATGACGGGCGCCATGCTTACTCTTGGAAACGAACAGATAAAAGACGATGGCCGGAAAACCCAATATACGGATCCTCCGAAGACAACACATGCGAGTACTGTAGGTATCCAGTCAAAACCTGTATCGACATTAATCCCGTTGAGTAGAACTCAGTCTCGTGGTCAAAATACGAGCTTTGAGAGCATCCCATcggttgaaaatgaaaagaaag GTATAATATCAAACGGAACGGCCGGCCGATATCCCGACAGTCCAAAAATGAAAGCAGCTGATGAGGTCCCGTCGACTGTTGCAACAGAAAAAGATGCAGCACCTAAATCTAAAGCTGCGAACGTTGCATCAACAACTCAAAATGGGAAGAAAG TGTGCGTAGAGGCCGCCCCATATGTAGCTGAAAAAAATATAGCGGTGCCATACTCTGGTAATAATGAAGCTCGAGCGAATAAGACATCAACAACTACTGGATCGAAAGGAAAGGGAGAGGTAAAGCCAAAGAAag AAGACTGTCCCTGCTCCATATTATAA